The Solea senegalensis isolate Sse05_10M linkage group LG9, IFAPA_SoseM_1, whole genome shotgun sequence genome has a segment encoding these proteins:
- the LOC122774327 gene encoding hepcidin-1 encodes MKAFSIAAAVTLVLAFVCFLEISAVPFTTVQELEEARGRDNTPAETHQETPVHSQMTLNHVRHRRWSHIHLCRWCRNCCDSDAWVYCCRTTKTSK; translated from the exons ATGAAGGCATTCAGCATTGCAGCTGCAGTGACACTCGTGCTCGCCTTTGTTTGCTTCCTGGAAATCTCCGCCGTCCCGTTCACCACG GtgcaggagctggaggaagCACGAGGAAGAGACAACACTCCAGCTGAGACACACCAGGAGACACCTGTGCACTCACAGATG ACGCTGAATCATGTCAGACACAGACGCTGGAGTCACATCCACCTGTGCCGCTGGTGCCGCAACTGCTGCGACTCTGACGCCTGGGTTTACTGCTGCAGGACAACCAAAACCTccaaataa